The DNA region CTGCGCAGGTGCGCCACGACAACCGGCCGCTGGATCGCCAGCACGCGGTCCAGCATGCGGACGATCAGCGGATGCTCGTCCGAACCGGCGGGCGGAAGTCCTCCCGTCCACGGAGCGTCTTCCGGGAGGGAGTGGATTCGGTGCACCTTTTCGGCCATCGGGCCGATCTTACGCGTGCACCACCGAGCCAAGCCTGGGCTTGACAAGCAGAGCGGGCTCAGACGAAGAGGTTGGCGCGTTCCAGATCTTCGGCGAAGTCGACCTCGACGGCGTACAGATCAGAGATGTCCATCGGCTCCAGCAGGACGCGGTCCTCGACGATCGCCAGTTCGAGGCCACGCTCGAAGTAATCCTGGTCGTCCACGCGGGACAGCTGGCGGATGAATGCCTGCTTGTCGGTGCTGGAGATGTAGTTGATCCCGACGGCCTCGCCGATGCCGCCCTGGACGGTCTTGGACAGCTCGTTGATGAAACCTTCGGCGGTGACGGTGTACTTGACCTCTTCGTCACTGACCTTCGAGGTGTTGACCGCGACGAAGGACTGATCGCGCTCGATCAGCTCGATCGCCCGCCCCAGCACCCGAGGATCGAAGACGACGTCGCCGTTCATCCAGAGCACGCCGCCCTTGCCGCTCTTGGTGAGGGCGCGCAGCAGGCTCTTGGAGGTGTTGGTCTGGTCGTAACGGTCGTTGTAGACGTAGTCGACGCGGGGGAAGGCCTCCACGATCGCCTCCGCCTTGTATCCCACGACGGTGGTGATGCGCGCGTCGGTGCCGAAGGCGGCGCGGATGTTCTCATGCTGCTGCTGCATGATGCTGCGTCCGTCGCTGAGCTCGGTCAGGGGTTTGGGCAGGCTGCGGCCTAGCCGCGAGCCCATTCCGGCTGCGAGAATCACGGTCTGAAGGGTCAAAAGTCTGCTCCTGGGGATGAGTGTCTTCACTGTCGGTTCACCGACGCGACACTCCCTTGTGCCAAAATTCATGGTAGCGATGACACCTGGGAACCGGCATGAAGGGCCCTCGCCGTTGCAGACTTGTGACAAAAAGACGCTCGCCCGGTCAGGGGCACGCGTTGCCGCCGCGTCGGGACCGCTTGGTAGGTTGTATCGGTGACAGCCC from Microbacterium sp. zg-B185 includes:
- a CDS encoding phosphocholine cytidylyltransferase family protein, whose protein sequence is MTLQTVILAAGMGSRLGRSLPKPLTELSDGRSIMQQQHENIRAAFGTDARITTVVGYKAEAIVEAFPRVDYVYNDRYDQTNTSKSLLRALTKSGKGGVLWMNGDVVFDPRVLGRAIELIERDQSFVAVNTSKVSDEEVKYTVTAEGFINELSKTVQGGIGEAVGINYISSTDKQAFIRQLSRVDDQDYFERGLELAIVEDRVLLEPMDISDLYAVEVDFAEDLERANLFV